The DNA segment TGCTGAGGGCCCGCTCGATCTCGTGGGGGCCCGCCGCGTCGAACCCGGCCCCCCGCTCCGCCAGACAGGCGAGCACCTCGTCCACCGGGCAGGCCTTCATCGCGAACCGGACGGCGACGCCCGGCAGTTCCCAGGTCAGCGTCTCGTACTGGTCCCGGATGCCGCCGAGATCGAAGACGATCCGGTCATCGGAAGCCGCCGCCAGGGCCTCGTGCAGGGGGGTGTTCAGCTGCCTAGTGCTCATGGATACCCGCTTCTCTGCTCACCCGCATCAGTGGTTCCCACGCCTCGATCAGGAGCGCGAAATCCTCCATGTCCCGCTGGGCCTCGTTGAGCAGCCGGTCGCCGCGGGCCGCCAGGACGTCGGCGAACTCGGCGTATCGGCCGCCGAGTTTCCGGTAGGACCGGTCGATGACGCGCAGCCGCTCCTCGTTCTCCTCCCGGTCCAGCCAGCTGCTGTCCCGGACGAATGCGGCCACCGGGTCCGCCCGGAGGCGCAGCCGGTCGTCGAGCAGGGCACCGCCGGCCGCCGCCATCCGCCCGTACACGGAATTGAAATAGAGCATCGACAGGAAGAACTTCACCAGCCGCAGCTGGTACGCCATGAATCCGGCGTCGGTGCGCCGCTCCCCGGTGTAGAAGTTCACGATGTGGCGGTTGTGGAGGACGCCGGGCAGCCCCGCGTCGTGGACCAGGTGCAGCAGGAAGTAGTCGCTGCCGATGGTGTCGGTCGCGGGCGGCAGCGGCACGCGCTCGTACACCTCGCGGTGGAAGCTGACGTTGCACATGTCCACCCGCATGGGGTCCACCGGGCCGACCGCCGACCGGTCGCCGGTGAAGGGGTCGGTGCCCGCCCCCGTGAAGGCCTCGGCGACCAGCTGCCGCTTCGCCTCGTCCGGCCACTCGCGAGGGGCCCACAGGCTGACGACGTCGTGGTAGACGGCAGGGTCGAGCCGCTGGATCTCGCTGATGTCCACGGACAGTTCGCCCACGAAGGAGCTGCCCACCAGGGACACCGTCCGCTGTGCGTGGGCCGGGTCGAGACGGGTCTCGGACACGCCGTCCACCGCGTCGATCGCGTGTTTCCCGAGCGACAGCAGTTCGTGGTGGACGGGGAACACCGGCTCGCCGTCCAGGACCTGATAGGTGCTGTCCGAATCCCTGCGGTGCAGGGATTCGCAGCCGAGCGCGGCGGCGAACAGGAAGGCACGGTTCGTGCAGGCGCCGTACGAGACCCCGGAAGGCAGCATGAGGTCGAGCAGCAGATCGGGCTTGGGAACGTCGGCGCCGCTGATGAACTGCCGCAGTAAGGTGCGCTGTTCGGCTTCGCCCAGGTGGTGGACGATCACCTGTGGTGTTCCGGTGGCCTCGCCGGCGACTTTCGCGTGCTCCGCGAAATCCTGCTCGCCGGACGAGTCCAGGATCAGCAGACGCACCTCGACGCCGAAGTGCTCGGCCGCGTACTGTGCCTCGGCGCGCAGGGCCGAAATCGTCGCCGCGCAGGCCCTGTTGGTGGGAAGGGTCAGACAGATTCGCTGCATGCCAGTTCTCCGGTTGACCGCTCGGTGTTCCGGTCGCCGTTCCAGGATTCGAGTCCAAGAAGCTTCGCGCCGAGGCCGCTCAGCTCTGCGGCGCCGTACCTGAGGGATTCGTGCCGGTCCGCGTCGCCGACCAGCGTCTTGTTCCAGTCCGGTGTGGAGAGGGTGCGCCAGGATTCGATCCGGGACTTCCGCATCTCCTGGTGGGACTCCAGCGCGGGCATCATCGAGAGGTACTGGACCGCGCGGACGCCGCTCTCCGAGATGTTGCGGGCGACGCCGTGGGCGAGCAGGCCGTTCCAGATCAGCAGATCGCCGGCCTGGAGTTCCGGCTGGACGACGGGGAACTCGGCGCGGTCGGTGCCGGGCCTGATCGGGTCCCGGCCGGCGGGCTGGGAGAGCTTCCACCGGTCGAACTGGCGGAACAGCTCCGGTGAGCACTGGAATCCGCCCCGCTCGGGCTCGGTGTCGTTCAGCGCGATGATCCCCTGGACGCGCTGGGGCAGCACACTGAGCGTGCTGTCGACGTCCCAGTGCAGCTCGATGTCGAACCCCTTGTCCGTGGGCGCGATCAGCGCGCGGTCACGGTTCTTGATGTTCGGCGGGTTCAGGTTGAGCCGGTCCAGGGTCACCCACAGCTCCTCGCAGTCCCACACGTCGGCGAACGCGTCATGCACGCGCTGCGCCTGGCGGCTGTCCCAGATGAGCTGGTGGTGGTACGCCTCCACGAAACCGTAGATGTGCAGTTCGCGGTCCAGGTCCGACCGGAACTCCCGGTCCGTGTACCAGGTGTCGGGCCGGTCCGGGTCCAGGCCCTGGAAGTCCCAGGTGAAGTCCAGCAGGCGCTGCGCCGCGGCGGCGGGTATCGCCTCCTTCACGACGACGTAGCCGTAGGTCTGCCAGAAGGCGAAGTCCTCTTCCGACAGCACGCGCAGCGGCTGCGACTTCTTGATGTCCCGCAGCGGTGTCTGCGCCAGGTACATCTCTCCGTCCGTACTGAAATAGGGGATGTCCGATGCGGCTCGATACAGATAGGGGTCGGACGTCGGCATGCAACCACTCCAGGTATGAAGGTGCTGGATCTGAACGGATCGGGCGCGGCCGTCCGGGGGCGCGGCGCGCGCGGCCGGACTGTGGGCGGCCGGGCCGCGGAAGGGCGCCGTCGGCGGACCGTGGCCCGGCGGGACGGCTGCGGGGGTGAGGAGTTCACCCGTGTGACGGCGGATGCGGCGGCGTTGCCGCGTACGCGCTCCGGGCCCGCACCGCACGGCGGGAGGAGCCCGCGGTGCGGTGGGTGCCGGGATGTGGGTGTGCGTGGGTGCGGGTGGGAGATGGTGAGCAGGGGCGTTGCTGGACTTGGGTCTGTGGGTCTGTGGGGTGGTGGGTGCGGTCAGCCGGCCAGTGCCTCGGCCGCGGCCACACCCGAGGCGGTGGTGGCCCCGTAGGTCGCGATGTGCACCGCTCCCTGGGTCTCGGCGGCCGGCAGGCCCATCTCGATCACGACGGAGTCGGGCCGGGCGCTCAGCAGGTGCTTGAGGGAATCCGTCATCCAGGTGTGGCGGCAGGCGTCGCGGACCACGACGACCAGGGGCCGGTCGGCAGCGGGTTCCAGCGCGTACTGGTCGAGTACGGCCAGGTCCGCCGCCACGTCCTCCTCGTGGATTCCGACCGAGGTCGTTCCGGCCAGCCGCTCGCGCAGCGGGGCGGCGACGCCCCAGGGCGTCTCCTTGGCGATGGCGAGGTTCATCGTCGGGATGAGCTCCACGACGTGGGGTGCCGAGCCGAGCGGCAGGGAGCCGCCGTCCGCCACGGTCGTGCACAGGGCACGCCGGGCGGCCACGAAGCCGATGTCCGACTTGATCCGGTGGGGTGGTGCGGCGTGGTAGATACCGTTCGACCAGGCCGAGAACTCCTCGACCCGCGCCACCGCTTCTCTGAGCCGCTCCTCGGGCAGTTCACCGTTGCGGACGGCGGACACCAGGGCCGCACTCAGCAGGCCGACCACCTCCGGATCGGCGCTCTCACCGCCGACACACACCGCGTCGGCGCCGCCCGCCACCGCCCGCACCGTGGCGCCGTCGATTCCGTAGAGGCCGCTGACGGCCCCCATCTCGATGGCGTCGGTGATGACCAGACCGTCGAAGCCCATCTCCTTGCGCAGCAGGTCGACGAGGAGGCGCGGA comes from the Streptomyces sp. NBC_01471 genome and includes:
- a CDS encoding glycoside hydrolase family 3 protein, which gives rise to MPSTPSSELTHLALKILQPGFKGTEAPDWLLRRIGEGLSSVVLFSRNIANPGQLIRLTRQLRAENPDLIIAIDEEAGDVTRIESLTGSTRPGNLALGAIDDTDLTAAVGRDIGHELRSAGISLTYAPSADVNSNPNNPVIGVRSFGSTPDLVARHTGAWIRGLQSAGVAACAKHFPGHGDTEVDSHLGLPRYDATADEIREQALPPFRAAMDSGVRAVMSGHLLVPAYDAGLPATLSPRLLVDLLRKEMGFDGLVITDAIEMGAVSGLYGIDGATVRAVAGGADAVCVGGESADPEVVGLLSAALVSAVRNGELPEERLREAVARVEEFSAWSNGIYHAAPPHRIKSDIGFVAARRALCTTVADGGSLPLGSAPHVVELIPTMNLAIAKETPWGVAAPLRERLAGTTSVGIHEEDVAADLAVLDQYALEPAADRPLVVVVRDACRHTWMTDSLKHLLSARPDSVVIEMGLPAAETQGAVHIATYGATTASGVAAAEALAG
- a CDS encoding phytanoyl-CoA dioxygenase family protein; the encoded protein is MPTSDPYLYRAASDIPYFSTDGEMYLAQTPLRDIKKSQPLRVLSEEDFAFWQTYGYVVVKEAIPAAAAQRLLDFTWDFQGLDPDRPDTWYTDREFRSDLDRELHIYGFVEAYHHQLIWDSRQAQRVHDAFADVWDCEELWVTLDRLNLNPPNIKNRDRALIAPTDKGFDIELHWDVDSTLSVLPQRVQGIIALNDTEPERGGFQCSPELFRQFDRWKLSQPAGRDPIRPGTDRAEFPVVQPELQAGDLLIWNGLLAHGVARNISESGVRAVQYLSMMPALESHQEMRKSRIESWRTLSTPDWNKTLVGDADRHESLRYGAAELSGLGAKLLGLESWNGDRNTERSTGELACSESV
- a CDS encoding DUF6271 family protein; its protein translation is MQRICLTLPTNRACAATISALRAEAQYAAEHFGVEVRLLILDSSGEQDFAEHAKVAGEATGTPQVIVHHLGEAEQRTLLRQFISGADVPKPDLLLDLMLPSGVSYGACTNRAFLFAAALGCESLHRRDSDSTYQVLDGEPVFPVHHELLSLGKHAIDAVDGVSETRLDPAHAQRTVSLVGSSFVGELSVDISEIQRLDPAVYHDVVSLWAPREWPDEAKRQLVAEAFTGAGTDPFTGDRSAVGPVDPMRVDMCNVSFHREVYERVPLPPATDTIGSDYFLLHLVHDAGLPGVLHNRHIVNFYTGERRTDAGFMAYQLRLVKFFLSMLYFNSVYGRMAAAGGALLDDRLRLRADPVAAFVRDSSWLDREENEERLRVIDRSYRKLGGRYAEFADVLAARGDRLLNEAQRDMEDFALLIEAWEPLMRVSREAGIHEH